Proteins from a genomic interval of Liolophura sinensis isolate JHLJ2023 chromosome 3, CUHK_Ljap_v2, whole genome shotgun sequence:
- the LOC135464085 gene encoding uncharacterized protein LOC135464085 encodes MDCLSLLEHVIVTLFLAVLISIYMNKGREEFFRILLLGLKSLPGMQGLISRVLKGEVTNFVKQVNLDETTKGGKRPPRVVIPKKGIPYDELREAMAKFKAAETNHVEGKIFAYTYTLFDEHFQLQKDCFKIFGEKAGYSENHDALVSLFHQAFLHENALNPMIYPSLRRFETEVVSMAAAMLNGNENATGFLTSGGTESVLMAVKTYRDRARKLFPHIKEPNIVAPITIHPVMEKAAHYFGLKVYHAPVGPDFRVDVQAMEKLITPNTILLASSAPQFCHGIVDPIDKVSELAVRRGLPLHIDACFGGFMLPWVEKLGYSVPDWDFRVPGVTSISADIHKYGYVVKGASVVMYRNEELRKHQIFTYAEWPGGLYGSPSMAGTRPGGNIAASWAAMRALGEEGYMSKAKELMEATIKLKDGIRKIPALEIIGEPCMTCFAAQSTDPEVDILAVSDVMETKGYKMEKQQKPSSLHFSILPHHVPFVEPLLQDLAKSCDEVKANKTLAKKGSAAMYGMVATIPDKAIINDFIVEFFSEVYKCN; translated from the exons ATGGATTGCCTGTCTCTTTTGGAACATGTAATAGTTACCCTATTCCTGGCTGTCTTGatcagcatatacatgaacaaggGCAGAGAGGAATTCTTCAGGATACTTTTACTTGGTCTTAAGTCCCTGCCAGGTATGCAGGGCTTGATCAGCCGAGTTCtgaaaggggaggtaactaaCTTTGTCAAGCAGGTGAACCTGGATGAGACAACAAAAGGTGGCAAGAGACCCCCACGTGTTGTGATACCCAAAAAAG GTATTCCTTATGATGAGCTTCGTGAAGCCATGGCCAAATTCAAGGCAGCCGAGACAAACCATGTGGAAGGGAAAATATTTGCCTACACTTACACGCTGTTTGATGAACATTTCCAGCTACAGAaggattgttttaaaatatttggag AAAAAGCAGGGTATTCTGAGAACCATGATGCTTTAGTCAGCCTATTTCATCAAGCCTTCCTTCATGAGAATGCCCTCAACCCCATGATTTATCCAAGCCTCAG GCGTTTTGAGACGGAGGTCGTGAGCATGGCTGCTGCCATGTTGAACGGTAATGAGAATGCAACTGGCTTCCTCACCTCAGGTGGGACAGAAAGTGTCCTGATGGCTGTCAAGACTTACAGAGATCGGGCACGCAAACTTTTCCCTCACATCAAAGAACCTAATATC GTGGCTCCTATTACCATTCACCCCGTGATGGAGAAAGCTGCCCATTACTTTGGCTTGAAGGTTTATCACGCCCCAGTGGGACCAGACTTCAGGGTGGATGTCCAGGCCATGGAAAAG CTGATCACCCCCAATACAATTCTGCTGGCCTCATCTGCCCCCCAGTTCTGTCACGGCATTGTAGATCCTATAGACAAGGTGTCAGAGCTGGCTGTAAGACGTGGACTTCCACTTCACATCGACGCCTGTTTTGGGGGATTCATGCTGCCGTG GGTAGAAAAGTTAGGTTACTCAGTTCCAGACTGGGACTTCCGTGTGCCCGGGGTCACCTCAATATCAGCGGATATTCACAAATACGGATATGTTGTCAAG GGAGCCAGTGTTGTCATGTACCGAAATGAAGAGCTCAGAAAGCACCAAATCTTTACCTATGCAGAATGGCCAGGTGGATTGTATGGCTCCCCCAGCATGGCGGGAACTCGACCAG GAGGAAACATTGCAGCATCGTGGGCAGCCATGAGGGCTCTGGGAGAAGAGGGCTACATGTCCAAGGCCAAGGAGCTGATGGAGGCCACGATCAAGCTGAAAGATGGTATCAGGAAAATACCT GCCCTGGAGATCATTGGAGAGCCCTGTATGACCTGTTTTGCAGCCCAATCAACAGACCCTGAGGTGGATATTCTGGCTGTCTCTGATGTCATGGAAACCAAAG GTTATAAAATGGAGAAGCAACAGAAGCCCAGCTCCCTCCACTTCTCCATACTTCCCCACCATGTTCCGTTTGTAGAGCCTCTGCTACAGGATCTGGCCAAAAGCTGTGATGAGGTCAAG